A single window of Desulfobacterales bacterium DNA harbors:
- a CDS encoding GxxExxY protein, with the protein MTENDIGTIVIECAIAVHRELGPGLLETVYEVALAHELRERGLEVERQVPVPIQYKDIKFDEGFRADIIVHGKVILELKSVERATAAHKKQVQTYLRLTGCKLGYLLNFGEALMKAGITRCVNGLEE; encoded by the coding sequence ATGACTGAAAATGACATAGGGACAATTGTAATTGAGTGTGCCATCGCCGTGCATCGCGAACTCGGCCCCGGACTCCTTGAAACCGTGTACGAAGTCGCCTTGGCGCATGAGTTACGAGAGAGGGGGCTGGAGGTTGAACGTCAGGTTCCGGTACCGATTCAGTATAAAGACATCAAGTTCGACGAGGGATTTCGTGCGGACATAATTGTCCATGGCAAGGTTATTTTGGAACTGAAATCGGTTGAAAGGGCGACAGCGGCGCATAAGAAGCAGGTGCAGACGTATCTGCGACTGACCGGGTGCAAACTGGGCTATCTGCTTAACTTCGGCGAAGCCCTGATGAAAGCCGGGATTACCCGGTGTGTAAACGGTCTGGAGGAATAA